The segment TTCCGCGAGGTGGCGGGCGAGTTCGAGCGACCGGTGATCCTGTTCTCCGGCGGCAAGGACTCCACCCTGCTGCTGCACCTGGCGCTGAAGGCCTTCTGGCCCGCCCCGCTGCCGTTCACGCTGCTGCATGTGGACACCGGCCACAATCTCCCGGAGATCATCAAGTTCCGCGACGAGATCGTCGAACGCCACGGCCTGCGGCTGAAGGTCGCGAGCGTCGAGGAGTACCTGGCCGACGGTCGCCTGACCGAGCGTCCCGACGGCATCCGCAACCCGCTGCAGACCATCCCGCTGCTCGACGGCATCAGCGAGGGCCGCTTCGACGCGGTGTTCGGCGGCGCCCGTCGCGATGAGGAGCGGGCCCGCGCCAAGGAGCGGATCTTCTCGCTGCGCAACGCGTTCGGTCAGTGGGATCCGAAGCGTCAGCGTCCGGAACTGTGGAACCTGTACAACGGTCGCCACGCTCCGGGTGAGCACGTACGCGTGTTCCCGCTGAGCAACTGGACCGAGCTCGACGTGTGGCGCTACATCGCCCGCGAGCAGGTGCTGCTGGCTCCGCTGTACTACGCGCACGAGCGCGAGGTCTACGAGCGCGACGGCATGTGGATGACCGCCGGCCCGTGGGGCGGCCCCCGCGAGGGCGAGACCGTCGAGACCCGCATGGTCCGCTACCGCACCGTCGGCGACGGCTCCACCACCGGTGCCGTTCTCTCCGACGCCACCGATAACGAGGCCGTGCTGGCCGAGGTCGCCGCCTCGCGACTGACCGAACGCGGTGCCACCCGCGGCGACGACCGCGTCTCCGAGGCAGCCATGGAAGACCGCAAGCGCGAAGGATATTTCTGATGAGTGACCACAACCTCGCCCAGCGCGACAACGCGGATCTGCTCCGCATCGCGACTGCGGGCAGCGTGGACGACGGCAAGTCGACGCTCGTCGGCCGCCTGCTCTACGACACCAAGTCGGTGCTCGCCGACCAGATCGACGCCGTCACCAAGGCGTCGGTGGACCGCGGCATGGACACCCCCGACCTGTCGCTGCTGGTCGACGGCCTGCGCGCCGAGCGCGAGCAGGGCATCACGATCGACGTCGCGTACCGCTACTTCGCGACGCCGAAGCGGTCGTTCGTCCTCGCCGACACCCCCGGCCACGTCCAGTACACTCGGAACACGGTGTCGGGCGCGTCCACCGCGCAGCTGGTGATCCTGCTGGTCGACGCCCGCAACGGCGTCGTCGCGCAGACTCGCCGCCACGCCGCCGTGATGGCGCTGCTCGGCGTGCCGCGACTGGTGCTGGCCGTCAACAAGATCGACCTGGTCGAGAACCCGGCCGAGGTCTTCGCGGCCGTGTCGGCGGAGTTCAAGGAGATCACCGGGGCGCTCGGCTACGTACCCGATCAGGTGCAGGAGATCCCGGTCTCGGCGCTGCTCGGCGACAACGTCGCGATCCGCTCCGAGAACACGCCGTACTATGACGGCCCGACGCTGATCGAGCACCTGGAGACGGTGCCGAACGAACTCGACCGCGGGAACGTCGGCCTGCGCTTCCCCGTGCAGTACGTCATCCGCCCCCGGACCGCGGAATACCCGGACTACCGCGGGTACGCCGGCCTGGTGTCGGCGGGCAGCGTGTCCGTCGGCGACGAGGTCGTCATTCAGCCGTCCGGCAAGCGCACCACCGTCGCGAAGATCGACACCGCCGACGGCGAGTTGGAGACCGCGCACGCGGGCCGCAGCGTCACGTTGCTGCTCGCGGACGACATCGACATCTCGCGCGGCGACCTGATCGCGTCGGCCGCCGATGCTCCCGAGCCCGCCCAGGAGTTCACCACCACGGTGTGCTGGTTGGCCGAGAAGCCGCTGCGTCCGGGCGCCCGACTGCTGCTGAAGCACGGCACCAAGACCACGCAGGCGATCATCGGTTCGCTCGACGCCACGTTCGACGAGCAGAACCTCGCCCTGGTCGACGCGCCGGAGTCGTTGGAGCTCAACCAGATCGGCCGCGTCTCGCTGCTGACCGCGGAGCCGATCGCCGCCGACGACTACTCCGTCGACCGCGACTCCGGCAGCTTCCTGCTGATCGAACCGCAGACCGGCAACACCCTCGGCGCCGGCCTGATCGGCGACGCATTGGAGTCGCTGAAACTGTCCGCTCCGGCCCTGCTCTGATGTCGGCCCCGCTCTGATGTCCACGCTTCTGCTCGTCGCGCACGGCAGCCGCGATCCGCGCTTCGACATCACCGCGCGCCGCGTGGTCGACGCGGTGCGCGTCGCACTGCCGGGCGTGCGGGTGGAATTGGCGTATCTCGACCTCACCGCTCCCCTGGTCGCCGACGTGCTCGCCGACCTCACGGGGGAGGTCGTGGCGGTGCCGCTGCTGTTCGGCGACGGCTTCCACAGCAAGGTGGATCTTCCCGCCCTGATCGCCGACGCCGCGGCGGCGAATCCGTCGCTCCGCGTGCGGCAGACACCGGTCGTCGGGCGATACTCCCCCGTGCCGGCGCTCGCCGACCGACTCGTCGAGTCCGGCCTCTCCCCGCGTGACGGCGTGCTGATGACCGCCGTCGGATCGTCGGATCCGGGCAGCGACGCCTCGGTGATCGAGCGCGGCCACGAACTGTCGGGCGTGATCGGACTGCCGGTCCACACGCTCTTCGCGACACGCTTCGGGCGCGACGGTGCTGCCGTGCGCGCCGCCGTCCGGTCGTTGGCAGCCGCCGGCGCCGAGCGGATCGCGGTGAGTCCACTGTTCCTGTCGGCCGGTCTGCTGAGCGATCGCGTGGAGCGCTACCTCGACGCCATGAACGTTCCGATGATCGTCGCCGGTCCCGTCGCCGAGCACGCGTGCCTGATCGGTGCGGTGACGCGGTTGTACGCCGCGGCCGCCGTCGACTCGGTGCACACTGTCGTCTGATGGCCCTCCCCGGCTTGTCGAGTGCCGCCTGGGAGCGAAGCGAGCAAGCGGTGCATCGAGACGATCGTGAGTTCTGCTGGGACACAGACGTTCTCGTCGATTCCCACCCCGCTCGCCGATCGTGCGACCGGAATTTCTACGCCGACGCCATCAGCAGCGCCGCGAGCACCGGATTGTGCGCGTCACGCTCCTTGCCGATGCTGGCGGCGCGCATACCGATCAGGGCGGCGGTCGCCGCCGCCCGCGTGACCGCGGTTCCGATAGGCGTCGCCGACGCGGCGAACATCGTGCTCGCCGATGTCTACCGGACCCGCCTGATCGCGACACTGGACCGGAAGCACTTCGAAATTCTGCGACTTCGAGACGGAACTGCGCCGACATTGCTCCCGTGACAACGCAGTCGCCCCGTCAGCCCTTGATCCGCACCTTGGCACCACCCCAGGCTGCGTCCCGAAGCTCATTCTTACGAATCTTGCCGGTCGAGGTCTTGGGAAGATCGTCGACGAACTCCACTTCGCGCGGCGCCTTGTACGAGGCGATCTGGCTCTTCACGTGGGCGATCGCCTCGGCTTCGGTGAGCTCAGCGCCCGGCCGCAGGACCGCGAAGGCCTTCGGGCGCTCGCCCCACTTCTCGTCGGGGACACCGATGACGGTGACGTCGAGGACCGACGGATGGCTCAGAACGGCCTGCTCCACCTCGATGGTGGAGATGTTCTCGCCACCCGAGATGATGACGTCCTTGGCGCGGTCGAGGAGCTGGACGTACCCGTCGGGGTGCATGACCCCCAGGTCGCCCGAGTGGAACCAGCCGCCGGCAAAGGCCTCCGCCGTCTTCTCCGGATCCTCGTAGTAGCCCTTCATCACCACGTTGCCGCGCATCACGATCTCACCCATCTGCACGCCGTCGGGGGCGACGTCGACCAGCGAGCCGTCGTCGGCCTGCTCCGACAGCACCACGCGCAGGCGATCGGCGGTCAGCATGCCGACGCCCTGGCGCGACATCTTGACCGCCAGTTCGTCGGCGGACAGGTCCGACCATCCGTCCGACGGCTCACAGACCGAGTACGGACCGTAGGTCTCGGTGAGGCCGTAGACGTGGATGATCTTGATGCCGAGATTGCCGATGGCGCGGATGATGGTCGGACTCGGCGGCGCGCCTGCTGTCGCGATCGACAGCGGGCGGTCCATCGCGTGTGCTTCGCCCGCGGTCGCGAGCGTGGTGAGCACGGTGGGAGCGCCGCTCATCTGATTCACCTTCTCGGTGTCGATGAGGCGCCACATGTCCTCACCGCGCACCGCACGCAGACAGATGTGCGTGCCCGCGACGGAGGTCAGGCTCCACGGGCCGCACCAGCCGTTGCAGTGGAACATCGGCAGCGTCCACAGGTACCGCGAGTTCGCGGTGAAACCCTGCGTCATCGCGTTGCCGAGCGAGGCGAGGTACGCGCCGCGATGGGTGTACATGACGCCCTTCGGCTTACCCGTGGTCCCGGACGTGTAGTTCAGCGTGATGACGGTGTTCTCATCGGCGACCTCCCACGCGATCGGGGTGTCGTCGCCGCGGGCCAGCAGCTCGTCGTAGCGGGTGCCGGACCCGGTGTACGTGCCGTCCTGCTCCGGCGCCTGCACCACTTCACCGACGGTCTGGAAGTCGATGTCGGCGACGGACGCGAGGAGGGCCGGATCGCCGACGAGGAGTTTGGCACCGGAGTGATTGCAGATGTACTCGACCTCGGCGGGCGCCAGGCGGGTGTTGATCGCCACGAGGACGCCGCCCGCGAGCGGCACCGCGTAGTGCGCGACGAGCATCTCGATGGAGTTCGATGTCAGGTAGGCCACCCGCTCTCCCCCCGCGATGCCGGACGCACGCAGGGCGTTCGCCAGTCGCGTGGCCGTCGCCGCCAGGTCGCCGTAGGTGATGCGGCGGTCGCCATCGACTGCGGCCTCCTTGCCCGGGTGCACCTCCGCGGCGCGTTCCAGGAACCGGAGCGGCGTGAGAGGAGTGTCGAGTCCGGAACGGGTAGGCAGCGTCATGATGTGACCTCTTCGAGATTCCTGGTTGCAGTGTGACGAGAACATCATAATCCCATGGCACTCAGTGCCATGGGGGTTCGGCACGTTGTGCGACGAGCGGTCGTCTCACTGCGACGTGCGGTATCCACGCTCACACTCAGTGCCGTCGGTCGAGCTCCGGGACCTTGGTGGCGCGGGCGAAGATCTCCTCACCGGCGACCAGACCGAGTGCGTTCTGGTCGCCGCGCGTGATCTGGGCCAAGAACTCGTCACCGGTCGCCGCGGCGATCAGCTCCACTCGCGTCTCGAAGCCGAGGTTCACCACACGCTTGACGGTCGCCTTGATGACGCCGGTGTCGAGCGCGGTGTCGGCGGGCGGGTACACCATCTCCGGCGAGCGGCCCAGGCGGATGTCGTGCGGGCGGACCAGCTCGCCGTTGAGCCGCGACACGGAGCCGAGGAACGACGCGACGAAGACGTTGTCAGGACGGTCGTAGAGGTCGTCGGGTGCGCCGACCTGCTCGATCCGACCCCTGTTAAGCACGGCGATGCGGTCGGAGACGTCGAGCGCCTCCTGCTGATCGTGGGTCACCAGGACGGTGGTCACGTGCATCTCATCGTGCAGCTGTCGCAGCCACTTGCGGAGGTCCTCGCGCACCTTGGCGTCGAGGGCGCCGAAGGGCTCGTCGAGCAGCAGCACCTTGGGATCGACGGCGAGGGCGCGGGCCAGGGCCATGCGCTGTCGCTGGCCGCCGGAGAGTTGCGCCGGGTACCGCTTCTGGAAGACGGTGAGACCGACGATGTCGAGCAGCTCGTCGACCTTCGCCTTGATCTCGACCTTGGGCCGCTTGCGGATCTTGAGGCCGAACGCGATGTTGTCGCGCACGGTGAGGTGCTTGAACGCGGCGTAGTGCTGGAAGACGAAGCCGATGTCGCGCTGCTGCGGCGACGCGCCGGACACGTCGACGCCGTTGATGCGGACCGTGCCGGAGTCGAGGTGGTCGAGTCCCGCGATGGCGCGCAGCAGCGTCGACTTGCCCGACCCCGACGGCCCGAGCAGGGAGGTCAGCGAGCCCTGCGGGATGTCGATGGAGACGTCGTCGAGCGCCGCGAAATCGCCGTAGCGCTTGTTGGCGCCGGTCACCGTGATGGACATGTCAGTTCTCCTTGCCTGCGGCAGTGGTCAGAACGGGCTCGGGGGCCGGGGACTCCGCGTCCTCGGCGGCACGCTGGGCGGAGACGGCCTTGATGGTCTCCTCGCTCGCCTCGACGAGCTTGCCCTTGGCTCGGCGTTCGATCAGGGTCATGACGACGAGCACCAGGATCGCGACGAGCATCAGCAGGGTGGCGGCCGCGTACGCGCCGTACTCGTTGTAGTCGTCGGTGTAGCGCGAGTTCACCAGCAGCGTCAGCGTCTGCGAGACGCCCGGGAAGTTCGACGACACCATCGTGACGGCGCCGAACTCGCCGAGCGCACGGGCGATCGTCAGGACGACGCCGTACGTGAGGCCCCAGCGGATGGCGGGCAGGGTGACACGCGAGAAGGTCTGCCAGCCGGTGGCCCCCAGCGTGGCCGCGGCCTCCTCCTGTTCGGTGCCGATCTCGCGGAGCACCGGCTCCACCTCGCGCACGACGAACGGCAGGGTGACGAAGATGGTCGCGAGGACCATGCCGGGGATCCCGAAGATGACGCGGAAGCCGAGCGATTCGACGCCGCCGAACCAGCCGCTGCTCCCCCACAGCGCGATCAGGGCCACGCCCACGACCACCGGCGACACCGCGAACGGGAGGTCGACCACCGACTGCAGGAGTCCCTTGCCGGGGAACCGGCCGCGGGCCAGGGCGAGGGCGGTGAGGACGCCGAAGATCACGTTGAGCGGCACCACGATCACGACGATGAGCACCGTCAGCTGGAGTGCCGAGATTGCGGCGGGCGTGGTGATCCAGTCCCAGAACTGGCCGAGACCGTGCTCGAACGACCTCCAGAAGATCAGCGTCACCGGCACCACGAGCAGCACCAGCAGGTAGACCAGCGCGATGGTGCGCAGCGTCAGTCGAGTCAGACGCGAGACGATCATTCTTCAGCCCTCCCGACGGATCTGGACCTTGGCGATCACGCGCAGCACGAACAGCACGACGAACGCGATGAGGAGCAGTGCCACCGAGACGGCGGCCGCGTTGACCGGCTCGTCGACCTCGATCTGCTGCTGGATGTACTGCGAGGCGACCTGCGTCTTGCCCGGGATGTTGCCGCCGATGAGGACGACCGAGCCGAACTCGCCGATCGCGCGGGTGAACGCGAGGCCCGCTCCGGACAGGATCGACGGCAGCAGGGCGGGCAGAACGATCTTCGCCCAGATCACGCGGTTGCTGGCGCCGAGGACGGCGGCGGCCTCCTCGACGGAGGTGTCGAGTTCCATCAGGACCGGCTGTACCTGCCGGACGACGAACGGCAGCGTCACGAACGTCAACGCGAGGACGACGCCGGGCTGGGTGGCGGCGAGGTGGATGTCGAAGGGACTGTTGGGTCCGTACAGCGACAGCAGCACCAGGCTGGCGACGATCGTCGGCAGCGCGAACGGCAGGTCGATGATCGCGTTGACGACGCTCTTGCCGGGGAACTCGTCCCGGACCAGGACCCAGGCGATGATGGTGCCGAAGACGACGTTGACGGCGGCGACCAGCAGGGAGATCACCAGGGTGATGCCGAGTGTCTGCAACGCTGCGGAGTCGGTGACGCCCGCCCAGAAGCCTGCGGGGCCGTCGTCGAAACTCATGGCGGCGATCGCGGCCAGCGGCAGCAGCACGATGATCGACAGCCACAGTCCGGTGACGCCGAGGGACAGCGGGCCGTCCGGACGCCAGCCGCGGCGCGGCGCGAACGACGTCGTGACGGCGGATGGGGCGGTCATCGGCCGGCCTCCTTCTGGTAGATCTTGCTGATCGCGCCGTCGTTCCCGAAGAGCTGCTTGTCGACCTTCTTCCACCCGCCGAGGTCGGCGACGGTCCACAGCTTGCGGATGTTCCCGGGGAACAGGTGCGCGGTCCGGGCGGCGACGGTCGAGTCGACGGGCCGGAATCCGGCTTCGGCCCACAGCGTCTGGCCGCGCGGCGAGAACAGGAAGTTCACGAAGGCGCGGGCGGCGTCCTCGTCCTTGCTGGTGTTGACGACGGCGACCGGGTTCTCGATCTTGAAGGTGGTCGACGGGACCACGTAGTCGATCCGGTCGGCGGGCGGGGCTTCGGCGTTCTTGCGAGAGAGCATGATCGCTTCGTTCTCGTAGCTGATCAGGACGTCGCCCTGCCCCTGTTGGAAGGTGGAGGTCGCCTCGCGGCCCGACTTCGGCAGCACGGACACGTGGTCGCGGACCAGGCTGGTGATGTAGTCGAGACCGGCCTGCGGGTTCTTGCCGCCGTCGCTCTTGGCCGCGTACGGCGCCAGGAGGTTCCATTTCGCGGAGCCGGAGCTGCCCGGATTCGGGGTCACCACTTCGACGCCGGGCCGCAGGAGGTCGTCCCAGGTGCGAATGTTCTTCGGGTTGCCCTTGCGGACGACCAGCGCGACGACGGAGCCGAACGGCACCGAGTCGTGCGGCGCCTGCTTCTGCCAGTCCTCGTCGACGACGCCCGCCTTCACCAGGCGCGTGACGTCGGGTTCCACGGACAGGTTGACGACGTCGGCGGGGAGCCCGCGGGCCACCTTGCGCGACTGGTCGCCGGACGCGCCGTACGACTGCGAGAAGCCGATGTCGCCGCCCTCGGGGGTGCTGCGGAACGCCGGGATCACGGTGTCGAAACCGATCTTCGGCGTCGCGTAGGCCACCAGGTTCAGGTGTCGGCTGCCCGACGAGATGTCGTTGCCTCCCGGACGGTCGGTGGACCCGCCGCCGCATCCGGTCAACGCGACGACGAGTGCGACGACGACCGCGACAGCGATCGTCGCGGTCCGTGCCCGCGTGTTGGTTCCCGTACTCACCGGATGAACCTAACCGCGACCGCCGGTCGGTCTCAACGGTCTCCGGCGGGCGGTCGCGACGACGCCGCCGGACGCGAACCGATGTGCTAGCGGAGGAAGAACCAGGCGATCACGACGAGGACCAGCAGGGCGATCAGAGCCAGCGTGACTTTGGAACGAAACATCGACTCAGATTCCCAATCCGTGATCATCGTCGGCCTCTGCGCGGCCGAGCTTGGAGAAGAGTGTCCCCACCAGGTAATTCACGCCGTACGCGGCGAGGGTTGCGAGGGGGATCAGGACGAGTGCGGTGACGATCAACTGGGGTATGAAGGGCAGCCCGGTGAGCCACTCCTCCACTCCGTCCCACCAGGACAGAATGCCGTTCATCCTTCGATCACCTCATCTTCGCCGCGCGCACGCGGTTACGCCCACACTGATTTGAAACCCTACTCGTCAGGCCGCTGCGACGGCGCTCACGCCGGTCCGATCAGGCCAGCCCGCGGCGAACCAGGAGCGGTTCGATCCGCGCGGGATGTCCGATCATGGCGGCGTGCGCCTCGACGGGGTTCACGCTGTCACCACGCGAGAGCACCGCGTCGGCGAAGGCCGCGCCGAGGGCCGGTTTGAGGCCGCCGCCCGCGAGGAACCACTGCTCGGTCTCCGCGTCGAGGATCTCCGACCAGATGTACGAGTAGTACGCCGACGAGTAGCCGCCGCCGAAGACGTGGTTGAAGTAGGTGCTGCGGTAGCGCGGCGGGATCAGGTCGGAGGCGAGTCCGGCGTCGGCGAGCGCCTGCGCCTCGAACGCCAGGACGTCGGTCGGGATCTCGGCCTCGGTCAGGCGATGCCAGGCCAGGTCGAGGGCGGCGGCCGCCAGATATTCGATGGTGGAG is part of the Gordonia phthalatica genome and harbors:
- the cysD gene encoding sulfate adenylyltransferase subunit CysD, encoding MTITESTDLQTTNASSFTTLDALESEAIHIFREVAGEFERPVILFSGGKDSTLLLHLALKAFWPAPLPFTLLHVDTGHNLPEIIKFRDEIVERHGLRLKVASVEEYLADGRLTERPDGIRNPLQTIPLLDGISEGRFDAVFGGARRDEERARAKERIFSLRNAFGQWDPKRQRPELWNLYNGRHAPGEHVRVFPLSNWTELDVWRYIAREQVLLAPLYYAHEREVYERDGMWMTAGPWGGPREGETVETRMVRYRTVGDGSTTGAVLSDATDNEAVLAEVAASRLTERGATRGDDRVSEAAMEDRKREGYF
- a CDS encoding sulfate adenylyltransferase subunit 1; the encoded protein is MSDHNLAQRDNADLLRIATAGSVDDGKSTLVGRLLYDTKSVLADQIDAVTKASVDRGMDTPDLSLLVDGLRAEREQGITIDVAYRYFATPKRSFVLADTPGHVQYTRNTVSGASTAQLVILLVDARNGVVAQTRRHAAVMALLGVPRLVLAVNKIDLVENPAEVFAAVSAEFKEITGALGYVPDQVQEIPVSALLGDNVAIRSENTPYYDGPTLIEHLETVPNELDRGNVGLRFPVQYVIRPRTAEYPDYRGYAGLVSAGSVSVGDEVVIQPSGKRTTVAKIDTADGELETAHAGRSVTLLLADDIDISRGDLIASAADAPEPAQEFTTTVCWLAEKPLRPGARLLLKHGTKTTQAIIGSLDATFDEQNLALVDAPESLELNQIGRVSLLTAEPIAADDYSVDRDSGSFLLIEPQTGNTLGAGLIGDALESLKLSAPALL
- a CDS encoding sirohydrochlorin chelatase, yielding MSTLLLVAHGSRDPRFDITARRVVDAVRVALPGVRVELAYLDLTAPLVADVLADLTGEVVAVPLLFGDGFHSKVDLPALIADAAAANPSLRVRQTPVVGRYSPVPALADRLVESGLSPRDGVLMTAVGSSDPGSDASVIERGHELSGVIGLPVHTLFATRFGRDGAAVRAAVRSLAAAGAERIAVSPLFLSAGLLSDRVERYLDAMNVPMIVAGPVAEHACLIGAVTRLYAAAAVDSVHTVV
- a CDS encoding AMP-binding protein — its product is MTLPTRSGLDTPLTPLRFLERAAEVHPGKEAAVDGDRRITYGDLAATATRLANALRASGIAGGERVAYLTSNSIEMLVAHYAVPLAGGVLVAINTRLAPAEVEYICNHSGAKLLVGDPALLASVADIDFQTVGEVVQAPEQDGTYTGSGTRYDELLARGDDTPIAWEVADENTVITLNYTSGTTGKPKGVMYTHRGAYLASLGNAMTQGFTANSRYLWTLPMFHCNGWCGPWSLTSVAGTHICLRAVRGEDMWRLIDTEKVNQMSGAPTVLTTLATAGEAHAMDRPLSIATAGAPPSPTIIRAIGNLGIKIIHVYGLTETYGPYSVCEPSDGWSDLSADELAVKMSRQGVGMLTADRLRVVLSEQADDGSLVDVAPDGVQMGEIVMRGNVVMKGYYEDPEKTAEAFAGGWFHSGDLGVMHPDGYVQLLDRAKDVIISGGENISTIEVEQAVLSHPSVLDVTVIGVPDEKWGERPKAFAVLRPGAELTEAEAIAHVKSQIASYKAPREVEFVDDLPKTSTGKIRKNELRDAAWGGAKVRIKG
- a CDS encoding sulfate/molybdate ABC transporter ATP-binding protein, producing the protein MSITVTGANKRYGDFAALDDVSIDIPQGSLTSLLGPSGSGKSTLLRAIAGLDHLDSGTVRINGVDVSGASPQQRDIGFVFQHYAAFKHLTVRDNIAFGLKIRKRPKVEIKAKVDELLDIVGLTVFQKRYPAQLSGGQRQRMALARALAVDPKVLLLDEPFGALDAKVREDLRKWLRQLHDEMHVTTVLVTHDQQEALDVSDRIAVLNRGRIEQVGAPDDLYDRPDNVFVASFLGSVSRLNGELVRPHDIRLGRSPEMVYPPADTALDTGVIKATVKRVVNLGFETRVELIAAATGDEFLAQITRGDQNALGLVAGEEIFARATKVPELDRRH
- the cysW gene encoding sulfate ABC transporter permease subunit CysW is translated as MIVSRLTRLTLRTIALVYLLVLLVVPVTLIFWRSFEHGLGQFWDWITTPAAISALQLTVLIVVIVVPLNVIFGVLTALALARGRFPGKGLLQSVVDLPFAVSPVVVGVALIALWGSSGWFGGVESLGFRVIFGIPGMVLATIFVTLPFVVREVEPVLREIGTEQEEAAATLGATGWQTFSRVTLPAIRWGLTYGVVLTIARALGEFGAVTMVSSNFPGVSQTLTLLVNSRYTDDYNEYGAYAAATLLMLVAILVLVVMTLIERRAKGKLVEASEETIKAVSAQRAAEDAESPAPEPVLTTAAGKEN
- the cysT gene encoding sulfate ABC transporter permease subunit CysT, encoding MTAPSAVTTSFAPRRGWRPDGPLSLGVTGLWLSIIVLLPLAAIAAMSFDDGPAGFWAGVTDSAALQTLGITLVISLLVAAVNVVFGTIIAWVLVRDEFPGKSVVNAIIDLPFALPTIVASLVLLSLYGPNSPFDIHLAATQPGVVLALTFVTLPFVVRQVQPVLMELDTSVEEAAAVLGASNRVIWAKIVLPALLPSILSGAGLAFTRAIGEFGSVVLIGGNIPGKTQVASQYIQQQIEVDEPVNAAAVSVALLLIAFVVLFVLRVIAKVQIRREG
- a CDS encoding sulfate ABC transporter substrate-binding protein; amino-acid sequence: MAVAVVVALVVALTGCGGGSTDRPGGNDISSGSRHLNLVAYATPKIGFDTVIPAFRSTPEGGDIGFSQSYGASGDQSRKVARGLPADVVNLSVEPDVTRLVKAGVVDEDWQKQAPHDSVPFGSVVALVVRKGNPKNIRTWDDLLRPGVEVVTPNPGSSGSAKWNLLAPYAAKSDGGKNPQAGLDYITSLVRDHVSVLPKSGREATSTFQQGQGDVLISYENEAIMLSRKNAEAPPADRIDYVVPSTTFKIENPVAVVNTSKDEDAARAFVNFLFSPRGQTLWAEAGFRPVDSTVAARTAHLFPGNIRKLWTVADLGGWKKVDKQLFGNDGAISKIYQKEAGR